Below is a genomic region from bacterium.
ATATGGTGAAGTCTGGAGAACTTGGTGGTATCCTGGATATTATTCTGGAGAGGCTCTCAGCCTACCAGGAATCTGCCGCCGCATTGCGAGGTAAGATTAAATCAGCAATGGTCTATCCAGCAGTGATTGCCCTTGTTGCCGGCGGCGTTACTGCATTCTTGATGATAGTGGTTGTCCCTATGTTTGTCAAAATATTTCAACAGGTTGGTGCTGAGTTGCCACTTCCTACCCAGATACTGCTTGCGGTTAGTAATTTTCTCAAACGTTATATTATCTTTTTAATCATTGGGCTTATTGCTTTTGTTGTGGGTCTAAGACAATACTATAAGACAGAGGCAGGGAGTATGTATATAGACAGGTTGTTGCTCAGGCTTCCCCTTTTCGGTTCACTCTTAAGAAAGGTAGCTGTAGCTAAGTTTACCAGGACTTTCGGGACGCTGGTTAAGAGTGGCGTGCCCATACTTCAGGCCTTAGAGACTGTGGCCAAGACTTCAGGAAATAGAGTTGTTGAAAAGGCTGTCCTGCAAGCGAAGGATGCTATTCGGGAAGGAGAGAGAATATCCGACCCCTTAAAAGCAAGTGGTGTCTTTCCGCCAATGGTAACCCAGATGATTTCAGTGGGCGAGGAGACAGGTAACCTGGATGCGATGTTAGCGAAGATTGCCGAGTTTTATGAGCAGGAAGTGGATGCTGCTGTTTCCGGTCTAACTTCCTTGATTGAGCCAGTAGTTGTTGTGTTTATGGGTGTTATCATTGGCGCTATTGCCATTGCTATGTATATGCCTATGTTCCAGCTCGGTGCTCTGGTTGGCAGGTAAAATAGTTTATAGACAAGGGAAAGGTCTGGACTCCTCCCGAAAGGGAGGCTCGGCATGGTGAATCGGCCCTCGCTGCATTGGAGTAGCACCGCTTGAGGTGCGTTAACGCGAAACAAGTTTCGCTACTCCAAATAACTGGAGTAGGTAAGCTTTGCTTCCTATTAATTCTATATGCAATTTAAATTTTCATTAAATTTCATAAACTGGTTGACAGCCGGGGAAAATTGTGGTAACATCATATATTAGCGAAAAGGCACTCTAAAGAGTGCCCCCGATACTTATCGGGGTCGCCCTTCAGGGTGACGAAAAAAAGGAGGTGATATAGAGTGTTGAGATTTCATAGGAAGAGTAAAGGATTTACCTTGATTGAGTTGATGATTGTGGTGGCAATTATTGGTATTCTGGCGGCAATCGCCATCCCCAGATTTGCTAACTTGATTGACCGAGCCAGGGAGGCGAGGACCCAGGGTAACCTCGGTTCCATCAGGTCGGCAATGGCTATCTGCTATGGTGCGACAGATGGTACCTGGCCAGCCACAGTAGCTGCTCTGGCTGTCGTTGCAGTTCCGGGTCCCTACTTAGACGTGGTTCCCACGGTTCTGCTTCCTGGTGCCATGGGCCATGTGGAGAATAATGCCGAGGTAGTTGTTGCTGGCGATACTGGGAGTTGGTTCTACAACGGTGCTGCCGCTGTTGGAGGAGTGGTAAACGTTGATTGCGTCCACGCCGATTCCGGAGGAGACTTAGTCAATACCTGGTAATCCTTTGCACTGTATAGGTTGATGTGTCAATTAAGGAAATTAGACAAATTGGCATGATAATTGGTAAGTAATTAATTGGCCATCAACCTATTTTTTATTATCTAATGGTGGCAATAAGAACAGAAAATCTGACGAAAATCTATATAAGAAAACACCTCTTTAGCTCAAAGAAAACAAATGCCTTAGAGAATCTAAATCTCGAAATCGAAGACAGAAAAGTTTTCGGGCTTTTGGGACTGAATGGTTCAGGAAAGACAACCTTACTTAAGCTTCTGGTAGGCTTGCTCTTTCCCACAAAAGGTTCTGTCTATATTTTTGAGCAGAAATTCCCCCACCTATCTCTACTCTCCAGAATCGGTTATCTCCCCGAATTTCCCTGTTTCCTTATGTATCTTACGGCAAGCGAGATACTCCATTTTTATGGTAAGCTTTATGGCCTTTCTACAAAAGAAAGAGAGAAGAAGGTAGAGGAGACATTAGATTTGGTAGACCTTAAGGAGAACAGGAACGACCGTTTAGCCGACTTCTCCAAAGGAATGCTGGAAAGGATAGGTATGGCTCAGGTTCTTCTCCACGACCCGGAACTTTTGCTACTGGATGAGCCCACTTCCGGACTCGACCCCCTGGGAATTAAGAAAATGCGCCAGACAATTCTGAGGTTAAAAGAGGAAGGGAAAACAATACTTTTGAGTTCACATTTCGTTACCGAGGTAGAAAGAGTCTGCGACCAGGCAGGAATTCTACATAAGGGAAAATTGAAAAGAGTAGTGGAGATGAGAGAACTGGAAAGTAGCCTGGAAGACCTTTTTACAGAGACTGTCTCTGAGGATGTATAGTGAAGAAGATATTTGCAATTGCAGAATATACGGTTAAAGAGAACATCAGGCATAAGG
It encodes:
- a CDS encoding type II secretion system F family protein — its product is MALFGYKVRSPQGNVLTGTIEAREQRMVIDRLRHQRFIVLEIGEIKKSASKDLLDSINFLKKRVKQKDLVLFSRQLSTLIGAGVPIVQGLTILVEQIENPAFKKVITSVREDIESGTSITEALSRHPTVFSELYVNMVKSGELGGILDIILERLSAYQESAAALRGKIKSAMVYPAVIALVAGGVTAFLMIVVVPMFVKIFQQVGAELPLPTQILLAVSNFLKRYIIFLIIGLIAFVVGLRQYYKTEAGSMYIDRLLLRLPLFGSLLRKVAVAKFTRTFGTLVKSGVPILQALETVAKTSGNRVVEKAVLQAKDAIREGERISDPLKASGVFPPMVTQMISVGEETGNLDAMLAKIAEFYEQEVDAAVSGLTSLIEPVVVVFMGVIIGAIAIAMYMPMFQLGALVGR
- a CDS encoding ABC transporter ATP-binding protein; its protein translation is MVAIRTENLTKIYIRKHLFSSKKTNALENLNLEIEDRKVFGLLGLNGSGKTTLLKLLVGLLFPTKGSVYIFEQKFPHLSLLSRIGYLPEFPCFLMYLTASEILHFYGKLYGLSTKEREKKVEETLDLVDLKENRNDRLADFSKGMLERIGMAQVLLHDPELLLLDEPTSGLDPLGIKKMRQTILRLKEEGKTILLSSHFVTEVERVCDQAGILHKGKLKRVVEMRELESSLEDLFTETVSEDV
- a CDS encoding type II secretion system protein: MLRFHRKSKGFTLIELMIVVAIIGILAAIAIPRFANLIDRAREARTQGNLGSIRSAMAICYGATDGTWPATVAALAVVAVPGPYLDVVPTVLLPGAMGHVENNAEVVVAGDTGSWFYNGAAAVGGVVNVDCVHADSGGDLVNTW